In a genomic window of Ipomoea triloba cultivar NCNSP0323 chromosome 3, ASM357664v1:
- the LOC116013280 gene encoding protein MODIFIED TRANSPORT TO THE VACUOLE 1: MEQSRRAVESYWRSRMVDGATSDEDKVTPVYKLEEICELLRSSHAGIVKEVSEFILKRLQHKSPIVKQKALRVIKYAIGKSGAEFRREMQRNSVSIRQLIHYKGQPDPLKGDALNKAVRETAQEALSSLFSSSDDIKPAPKENLGGRIQGFGNTNFEVPSEDKKSFISEVVGIGSATIKHGLSSLTQSPSLKKNDTGSYRGPNLQRSLTREIDYSDRYEGITSYNESQNSSGFSRNAGSQSWGQDLKTSDTETTNRDLGMSSGEKTREERLLETIATSGGVRLQPTRDALQAFLAEASKLDALAIIHAIESKLHSPSWQVRVKTICVLEAILRKKDDEHFCIIASYFSENNDVVVKCSESPQASLREKANKVLSLLDLGQGTRQTVESVAHSDKLANTETVQMPDLIDTGDSDNLFDTDGSVQMQNNENVANTSSSTAPLIDDLFGIGTDLNTSEQQNDDDPFADVSFHSSNDKEHESDLFSGMTFDKPGSAEVRPVPSGSGPEPFDIFGSSSDITKEESVPQKDVHDLMSGLSLNRYESSTRPNGSSGGTTLENILPNSNPNPGHMVSNDVFNSMPPSQISGSSTIPMFPLGAMAYNMPPGFMLNPSFASQALNTGAMGNLFAQQQFLAAMSTFQQMGSLQQTAGVNPASGSNGGYASALPDIFNANIPNQTPTSLMSSQKKEDTRAFDFISDHLAAARDPKRVI, from the exons ATGGAGCAAAGCAGGCGGGCGGTGGAGTCGTATTGGAGGTCACGGATGGTCGATGGCGCAACTTCTGATGAGGACAAGGTCACTCCGGTTTACAAGTTGGAGGAGATCTGTGAGCTTCTCCGGTCGTCTCATGCAGGCATCGTCAAGGAAGTCTCGGAGTTCATCCTCAAACGCCTTCAGCACAAATCCCCTATTGTCAAACAAAAG GCTCTAAGAGTAATCAAGTATGCCATAGGAAAGTCTGGTGCGGAGTTCAGAAGAGAGATGCAAAGGAATTCTGTGTCCATACGCCAGTTAATTCACTACAAGGGCCAGCCAGATCCTCTGAAGGGTGATGCACTTAACAAGGCAGTGCGTGAAACAGCCCAGGAAGCATTATCATCTCTATTTTCTTCCTCAGATGACATCAAGCCTGCTCCAAAAGAAAATCTCGGTGGTCGAATCCAAGGCTTTGGTAATACTAACTTTGAAGTGCCATCAGAAGATAAGAAGTCATTTATCAGTGAGGTTGTTGGAATTGGTAGTGCTACAATAAAGCATGGACTTAGTAGTTTGACACAATCCCCATCCCTTAAAAAGAATGATACTGGAAGTTACAGGGGTCCAAATCTTCAGCGATCATTGACAAGGGAAATTGATTACTCAGATCGATATGAAGGAATAACTTCATATAATGAATCTCAGAATAGTTCCGGGTTTTCAAGAAATGCAGGTTCTCAAAGTTGGGGTCAGGATCTTAAGACATCTGATACAGAAACAACCAACAGGGACTTGGGTATGAGTTCTGGTGAGAAGACTCGTGAGGAGAGGTTATTGGAAACAATTGCAACATCTGGTGGTGTTCGGTTACAGCCAACCAGGGATGCCCTTCAAGCATTCCTGGCAGAAGCTTCAAAGTTGGATGCTTTAGCCATAATTCACGCCATTGAATCAAAGCTCCATTCTCCATCATGGCAG GTCCGAGTAAAAACCATTTGTGTTCTTGAGGcaattttgaggaaaaaagatgatgaacatttttgtattatagCATCATATTTCAGTGAGAACAATGATGTGGTGGTTAAATGTTCTGAATCCCCCCAAGCATCTTTAAGAGAAAAGGCAAACAAG GTCTTGAGCCTTCTGGACTTGGGACAGGGCACTAGACAGACTGTAGAAAGTGTAGCTCATTCGGACAAACTAGCAAACACTGAGACTGTTCAGATGCCTGACTTAATAGACACTGGTGACAGTGATAATCTTTTCGATACTGATGGTTCAGTGCAAATGCAGAATAATGAGAATGTTGCAAATACCTCTTCCTCTACTGCCCCTCTGATTGATGATTTATTTGGAATTGGCACTGATTTGAATACAAGTGAACAGCAAAATGATGATGATCCTTTTGCAGATGTCTCTTTCCATAGCAGTAATGACAAAGAGCATGAATCTGATCTCTTCTCTGGGATGACATTTGACAAACCAGGGTCTGCTGAAGTTCGTCCAGTACCTAGTGGAAGTGGACCTGAACCATTTGATATTTTTGGTTCCAGCTCTGATATAACCAAAGAGGAAAGTGTTCCTCAAAAAGATGTTCATGACTTAATGTCTGGTTTATCCCTTAATCGATATGAATCATCTACAAGACCAAATGGTAGCTCAGGAGGAACAACGCTTGAGAATATCTTACCAAATTCTAATCCTAATCCTGGCCATATGGTTTCCAATGATGTCTTCAACAGCATGCCACCTTCTCAGATTTCTGGTTCAAGTACAATTCCAATGTTTCCTTTGGGTGCAATGGCATATAATATGCCTCCTGGCTTTATGTTAAATCCATCATTTGCTTCTCAGGCATTGAATACAGGTGCCATGGGCAATCTTTTTGCCCAACAACAATTCCTTGCTGCAATGTCCACTTTCCAGCAAATGGGCAGCTTGCAGCAAACTGCTGGTGTTAATCCTGCTTCTGGATCTAATGGAGGTTACGCTTCTGCACTTCCTGATATTTTCAATGCCAACATTCCTAACCAAACTCCAACATCATTGATGAGCAGTCAAAAGAAAGAGGATACTAGAGCATTTGATTTTATCTCA